Below is a genomic region from Telmatobacter sp. DSM 110680.
GTACGCCGGTGTCGGTCGCGTAGCTGCTGCTCTGCTTGAAGGTGCCATCAGGCTGACCGAGGTAATTCGTGAACTTCGCCGGACCAAGTGTCTGCGTCGTCCCGTCGGGCCACATGAAGTCGTAACGGGCGATATCGAGATAGCTGTCTCCATTCAGGTCAGCCAAAGCAAGCGGTTGAAATCCTGTAAAGAGTTGCCGAGGGGTTGGAAGGTGCCGTCACCGTTGCCATCGAATTCCCACAATGCTGATTGGTTTGTCCAGTAACCATTGCCGCTGGCAAATAGGAGAACGTCGAGCTTGCCATCACGATTGAAGTCGGCCGTCCAGGCCCGCAGTGGAATAGCTCCGATCGTTCCAGCCCCTGTGTTGAACGGGACTGGCGCGAGACTCCGGAACGTGCCGTCGCCGTTGCCCAGAAACATCGTCAATGTAAGTGAACCCGAGCCGTCCACTGCCACAAAGTCGAGCTTTCCGTCGCGGTTGAAGTCGCCCGTGGTGAGAATGCCCTGGGCTCCCGTAGTCGTCACAGGCATTGCCTTGGCAAATGTTCCGTCGCCGTTGCCCTTCAGATACAAAATGTACTGCGAAGCATTACTGAAACTGGAGTTGGTCCCGATGGCGATCATATCCAGGCGACCGGTATTGCGGAAATCGCCGAGCCGGTAATCGCTTTGTGCATTGGTTATCCAGCTAATCCCCGTATCGGACGTTACGGGTCCGGTAAACCGTCCCGTACCATCGTTGAGGAACGCAACCGCGAACAGTTCCGCATTCGTGCCTTCGTCGTCAAGTAGAAAGGCGTCCGTTTTTCCGTCTCCGTTGAGATCGGCGAAAGAGAGACTGGAGTAAGGCGCATTGATTGTGATCTGGCCTGCAACACCTGCATAGATTCCTTGCGGAAATCCGAATCCACCAGACCCATCATTGAGGTACACCGTAGCGGAGTCGGCATCACTCTCCGCAGTCACGAAGTCCTTCTTCCCGTCGCCGTTGAAATCCGCAATCCCGATGGAATATGCCTGTCCCGTTCCCACGTAAGTGCGGGCGGTGCCAAAATTGCCTTTTCCGTCGCCCAACGCGACATTGATTGAGTTGCCGCCATACGCCCCTAGACTCGTTCCTTCGAACCCTGGAAAGGCCCCAGTGACAATGTCCAGATGACCGTCACCATTCACGTCATTGAGTCGCACTGCGGCGTTATTAGCGCCCATGTAAACAGGAACGGGATTAGAAAATTTGCCCGTACAATCGCCCAACGCGACCCACACCATCGTGTTGAGATCCGCCACGACCGCGTCGGCGCAGCCGTCACCGTTGATATCGCCCAACCGGCCATCGAGCACCAACGGTGGGCCACTAGGTTGGGCATTTGCGATCACAGTGGCTCCAGGCGTGAAGCTGCCGTCCCCATTGTTAATGAATATTTGGGAGTTCTCATTACCAGGTCCGGTGATGAGAAGGTCGGGCAGCCCGTCGCCATCCACATCGCCCGAGTCCAGGTTCCAGGCAGTGCTATAGAAGCCCCAATTGCTTGTAACCACAGGAGCGGAGAAATGCCCGGTGCCGTCTCCACTCAAGAACGCAATGTAGGGTACTGCAGTTGTCCCTGGATTGACATTCGTGACCATCACGGCTGCGATATCGAGTTTGCCGTCATGTCTAAAATCATCGACTACAAGAGAACTCGGCGATTCAGGAAGTTGATATTCCGTCTCGTAGCCAAATGTGCCGTCGCCGTTGCCGAGCAATACGCCGATGGTTGAAGTGTCAGATTCAGCAACTACCAGGTCGAGGGTACCTTTGCCTCGTAAATCCGCGGCGATGACGCATACCGGCGACAATCCTTTGCTCAGAGGCACCACTCGCGGCAGTTGGAACGATCCATCGCCTTTGCCGAGATAAATCCACAGGTCGTTGGTCAGTCCGTTGGCGACTACGAAATCCGGGTGTCCATCACCATTGAAATCGCCAGTGGCGACTGACGTCGGAAGAGCGCCAGTAGTGAGAGCCGGGCGCATCAGTATGCCGGGCAAAGCCGCACCTTGAGTGGCAACCTCCGGACGGGCGGCTTGAATTGACTTAATGCGTTGTTCCAGGCGAGCCCTGCTCAGACGACGTTCCTGAAGCAGTTCTCTCCCTGGCAGCGCACCTCCAAACTGCGGTCGCGGTTGCGGCTGCACTGACTCGAAGTGCCGCTCTATAGCGAGTTTTCCGCCGTCATGCTTAGTGGACTCTCCGCCGGTTCTCGAATCCTGCCGCAAAGATTGCGACCAACACAGCATGCCGCTGACAGATGCGGCAACCAACAGACAGGTCAGGCTCTTCATCAGTTTCATGCTGCTGCGCACTCCCATTATTGGCATGAAAGGAATTGGAATTATGGACTGGTGACTGATTATAAGGGACGTCTATTGATCGGTGACAAGCAGCCAAAGTCACATAGAAACTAAAGAGTCCTAAGCCTGGTGAGCGAGAGTTGCTCCATTCGTATAACCCGCCACTCGTCACTAACCCCGTCGCAGCCAGCCGGGACCGGGGGCGAACAGAGGTCATACTGACGACTAGGCCACCACACGGCCACAATCCCTACATACGGCGGGTTTGCTTTGCTATGTTTGACGTGCTTGTTCTTGCAAGGATCCAATGGATGATTTGAGAGAGTTCGCGCTGCAACTCCTTGAAATCGAGAAGCGATTTCTTCTAGAAGGCAAAGAGGAATATTGCACGGCTGTCGTCGTGGTGGTGACACCGGAGCAAAGCTACTCGGAAGAAGTAGAATTCGAGAACGAAGAGGAAAAGATAGATGCTTACGCCGCCATCGTGGATCGAGCGAAGGAAAACGATGCGTCTGCAATCATCACGATCAACACCAGCTTTGTAAGGTCAGATGCCGTCTCTGATTTTCGATGGGGCGACGT
It encodes:
- a CDS encoding VCBS repeat-containing protein: MKLMKSLTCLLVAASVSGMLCWSQSLRQDSRTGGESTKHDGGKLAIERHFESVQPQPRPQFGGALPGRELLQERRLSRARLEQRIKSIQAARPEVATQGAALPGILMRPALTTGALPTSVATGDFNGDGHPDFVVANGLTNDLWIYLGKGDGSFQLPRVVPLSKGLSPVCVIAADLRGKGTLDLVVAESDTSTIGVLLGNGDGTFGYETEYQLPESPSSLVVDDFRHDGKLDIAAVMVTNVNPGTTAVPYIAFLSGDGTGHFSAPVVTSNWGFYSTAWNLDSGDVDGDGLPDLLITGPGNENSQIFINNGDGSFTPGATVIANAQPSGPPLVLDGRLGDINGDGCADAVVADLNTMVWVALGDCTGKFSNPVPVYMGANNAAVRLNDVNGDGHLDIVTGAFPGFEGTSLGAYGGNSINVALGDGKGNFGTARTYVGTGQAYSIGIADFNGDGKKDFVTAESDADSATVYLNDGSGGFGFPQGIYAGVAGQITINAPYSSLSFADLNGDGKTDAFLLDDEGTNAELFAVAFLNDGTGRFTGPVTSDTGISWITNAQSDYRLGDFRNTGRLDMIAIGTNSSFSNASQYILYLKGNGDGTFAKAMPVTTTGAQGILTTGDFNRDGKLDFVAVDGSGSLTLTMFLGNGDGTFRSLAPVPFNTGAGTIGAIPLRAWTADFNRDGKLDVLLFASGNGYWTNQSALWEFDGNGDGTFQPLGNSLQDFNRLLWLT